A single window of Bacteroidota bacterium DNA harbors:
- a CDS encoding substrate-binding domain-containing protein, with amino-acid sequence MKTLFEYLGLGIWCLGLASCGSPQSTPTQGKLKIEIDESYSQLFTAEIEAFEGLYKESNIEVIYKHEGEIVNDLLADSCRVAILSRDLSRKEKDYFAAKKSFPTSTKIAVDALAFITHKDNPVKELTYSELKDIFTGKKNQWKEFSPAIKEKSAQDTSITIVFDNEKSCNVRMVKEKILGENNFPKNIFALKSNPEVVEYVSKNKSALGIIGVNWISDADDTLTRSFLSKVNVLGVASEENPGDFFQPYQATIYSGEYPFTRNVYIINREGRTGLGTGFAAFVAGEKGQLIILKSGMVPATQPVRMVTITNK; translated from the coding sequence ATGAAAACTCTTTTTGAATACTTGGGACTTGGGATTTGGTGCTTGGGACTTGCGTCTTGTGGTTCTCCGCAAAGCACTCCCACTCAAGGCAAACTCAAAATTGAAATTGATGAATCGTATTCGCAGCTTTTCACAGCAGAGATTGAAGCATTCGAAGGATTATACAAAGAATCAAACATTGAAGTGATTTATAAACATGAAGGCGAAATCGTGAATGACTTGCTCGCGGATTCCTGCCGTGTTGCAATTCTCAGCCGTGATTTAAGTCGGAAAGAAAAAGATTATTTCGCTGCGAAAAAATCTTTTCCCACTTCCACAAAAATTGCGGTAGATGCGCTTGCGTTCATCACACACAAGGATAATCCTGTGAAAGAACTTACTTATTCCGAACTCAAAGATATTTTCACAGGAAAAAAAAATCAATGGAAAGAATTCAGCCCTGCCATAAAAGAAAAATCCGCGCAGGACACAAGCATAACAATTGTTTTCGACAACGAAAAATCATGCAACGTAAGAATGGTGAAAGAAAAAATTCTTGGTGAAAATAATTTTCCGAAAAATATTTTCGCTCTCAAATCAAATCCCGAAGTGGTGGAGTATGTGAGCAAAAATAAAAGCGCGCTCGGAATCATTGGCGTGAACTGGATAAGCGATGCGGACGATACGCTCACGCGAAGTTTTCTCAGCAAAGTGAATGTGCTCGGAGTTGCTTCCGAAGAAAACCCCGGAGATTTTTTTCAACCCTATCAGGCAACAATTTACTCAGGAGAATATCCGTTCACACGAAATGTTTACATCATCAACCGCGAAGGCAGAACCGGGCTCGGCACGGGGTTTGCTGCTTTTGTGGCGGGAGAAAAGGGACAATTAATAATTTTGAAGTCCGGCATGGTTCCTGCAACACAGCCGGTAAGAATGGTTACAATCACCAATAAGTAA
- a CDS encoding energy transducer TonB — protein MNTTSKMFSDWSEVTSGERNEIVFERLNKTYGAYEIRTHYDNTLAKAFSATILLIGLLTVVFFIAREIPKTEIKIPDSGKVILFPPLKDNSIVPKQIEQPLQRSTPSTDRFKPVVDDSHIDNTPLPKNPINNFTGSGNPLDTGKGEPLNLFPGGEAKKIIDDTATYWSTAVQEQARFPGGEEELFRFLKNNAHTPQVLIETGNIKEKIGVAFTVDKDGGIINISLQNKSRYNELNEEALRVVKKMPAWEPARQNGEPVKERLVLPIRFEVK, from the coding sequence ATGAACACAACATCAAAAATGTTTTCCGATTGGTCGGAAGTTACCAGCGGGGAACGAAACGAAATCGTATTTGAGCGCCTGAACAAAACCTATGGCGCCTACGAAATCAGAACACATTACGACAACACGCTTGCGAAAGCATTTTCGGCAACAATACTTCTGATTGGTTTGCTTACAGTAGTATTTTTTATTGCGAGGGAAATTCCAAAGACGGAAATAAAAATTCCGGATAGCGGAAAAGTAATTTTGTTTCCTCCGCTAAAAGACAATTCCATTGTGCCAAAACAAATTGAGCAACCGCTGCAGCGCTCAACTCCTTCTACTGATAGATTTAAACCGGTAGTGGACGACAGTCACATAGACAATACTCCCCTTCCCAAAAATCCAATCAACAATTTTACGGGCTCCGGAAATCCTCTTGATACGGGAAAAGGTGAACCATTAAATTTATTTCCCGGTGGAGAAGCAAAAAAAATTATTGATGATACTGCAACTTACTGGAGCACCGCAGTGCAGGAGCAAGCAAGATTCCCAGGAGGAGAGGAAGAACTTTTCCGCTTTCTGAAAAATAATGCGCACACACCTCAGGTATTGATTGAAACAGGAAACATAAAAGAAAAAATAGGAGTTGCATTTACAGTAGATAAAGATGGAGGCATCATCAACATATCTCTTCAGAATAAAAGCCGCTATAATGAACTGAACGAAGAAGCGTTGCGCGTTGTGAAAAAAATGCCAGCATGGGAACCTGCGCGGCAAAACGGAGAACCCGTAAAAGAACGGTTAGTACTTCCCATCCGGTTTGAAGTAAAGTAA
- a CDS encoding energy transducer TonB, translated as MTKGFFSQDWQNVVFEGRNELVFQNRNKEYGAYEIRRNYGKFLTKALIIAASAIILAASIPFIISLISAGVENLNKPVDVIVDMAPPPLDKAEPPPPPPPPPPPPVMETIKFTVPVVVEEKIEEIPPPQEKLTETHVAEETHEGDPNALVIADEPKNNVIDDNTVYDLVAIQEQPQFPGGDAELFGFLRKNIQYPQVEKENGIQGKVFITFVVDKDGSVTGVELYKGLKGGPGCDKEAMRVVKMMPKWSAGKQNGKAVKVRYILPIAFKLQ; from the coding sequence ATGACTAAAGGATTTTTTTCACAAGATTGGCAGAATGTAGTGTTCGAAGGACGCAATGAACTGGTTTTTCAAAACCGCAACAAAGAATATGGCGCGTACGAAATCCGCAGGAACTACGGAAAATTTTTAACCAAAGCATTAATCATTGCCGCTTCTGCAATTATTCTTGCCGCTTCCATTCCGTTTATTATTTCTCTTATCAGCGCTGGCGTTGAAAACCTGAATAAACCCGTGGATGTAATTGTAGACATGGCTCCGCCTCCGCTTGACAAAGCGGAACCTCCTCCGCCACCGCCACCTCCTCCGCCTCCTCCGGTGATGGAAACAATTAAGTTCACTGTTCCTGTAGTGGTGGAAGAAAAAATAGAAGAGATTCCTCCTCCGCAGGAAAAACTTACGGAGACGCACGTTGCCGAAGAAACGCACGAAGGAGATCCAAACGCGCTGGTGATTGCCGATGAACCGAAGAATAATGTAATAGATGATAACACCGTGTATGATTTGGTTGCCATTCAGGAGCAGCCACAATTCCCCGGTGGCGATGCGGAGCTTTTTGGCTTCCTCAGAAAAAATATCCAGTACCCGCAAGTAGAAAAAGAAAATGGAATACAGGGAAAGGTTTTCATCACATTTGTGGTTGACAAAGATGGCAGCGTTACGGGTGTTGAACTTTATAAAGGACTCAAAGGCGGACCCGGCTGCGATAAAGAAGCAATGCGTGTTGTGAAAATGATGCCCAAGTGGAGCGCGGGAAAACAAAACGGGAAAGCCGTTAAAGTGCGTTACATTCTTCCGATTGCGTTTAAGTTGCAGTAA
- a CDS encoding biopolymer transporter ExbD, which produces MAEIIDGGGGGHGKHQKKRAKKHAARVDMTPMVDLGFLLLTFFVLTTQFSKPKTMEINMPVKPKDTSNSMKVDTTTLTLLLTDKQEKVFYYYGKFKMDPSIVKTTDYSREGIRKVFRDMNKSVREKIKTLKEKFMHHEMADTTYKRLAIETKSAKEARFVIVKADEKAKYKSIIDIIDELNVADVGKYALVDISPPEIMLLKQMGTIK; this is translated from the coding sequence ATGGCAGAGATAATAGATGGCGGTGGCGGAGGCCACGGCAAACACCAGAAGAAAAGAGCGAAGAAACACGCAGCGCGCGTGGACATGACGCCCATGGTGGATTTAGGTTTTCTTCTGCTTACTTTTTTCGTTCTTACCACACAATTCAGCAAGCCGAAGACGATGGAAATTAATATGCCTGTGAAACCGAAAGACACTTCGAACAGCATGAAGGTAGATACTACCACGTTAACGCTTCTGCTCACCGACAAGCAGGAAAAAGTTTTTTATTATTATGGAAAATTCAAGATGGACCCATCTATAGTTAAGACAACCGATTATTCACGGGAAGGAATTCGAAAAGTTTTCAGAGATATGAATAAAAGTGTAAGAGAAAAAATAAAAACGCTGAAAGAAAAATTCATGCATCACGAAATGGCAGACACCACTTACAAGCGGCTGGCAATTGAAACGAAGAGCGCGAAAGAAGCGCGGTTTGTAATTGTGAAAGCAGATGAAAAAGCAAAATACAAAAGCATTATAGATATTATTGATGAATTGAATGTGGCAGATGTAGGAAAATATGCGCTCGTAGATATTTCTCCTCCTGAAATTATGCTGCTGAAACAAATGGGAACAATAAAATAA
- a CDS encoding biopolymer transporter ExbD encodes MGKIKIPKSAPSLDMTPMVDLAFLLVTFFMLTAKFRVNEAVPINPPASHSEKILPENTLQVTVDTAGRVFYNLDGQDVRRNLLMKMKEKYKPALDGLTESDVKRFTVMSEFGVPLAQLLPYIRGGEKERLQIDKTTPGIPLDSLNNQLRDWIFFGWREKQIFQQTNHMSKENWCRISIKADGQTNYKVIKNVIKTFQDQDLNSFNLITNMKTEAPE; translated from the coding sequence ATGGGCAAAATAAAAATACCGAAAAGCGCTCCATCGCTCGACATGACACCGATGGTTGACCTGGCGTTTTTGCTGGTAACCTTTTTCATGCTCACGGCAAAATTCCGCGTAAACGAAGCAGTGCCCATTAATCCCCCTGCTTCTCATTCAGAAAAAATTCTTCCCGAAAATACTTTGCAGGTGACGGTTGATACTGCCGGAAGAGTTTTTTACAATCTGGACGGACAAGATGTGCGCAGAAATCTTTTGATGAAAATGAAAGAGAAGTACAAACCTGCTTTGGATGGATTAACCGAATCAGATGTGAAACGTTTTACGGTGATGAGCGAGTTCGGAGTTCCGCTCGCACAACTTCTTCCTTATATAAGAGGCGGTGAAAAAGAAAGATTGCAGATAGATAAAACAACACCCGGCATTCCGCTTGATTCATTAAACAATCAATTAAGAGATTGGATTTTTTTCGGATGGAGGGAGAAACAAATTTTTCAGCAGACAAATCACATGTCGAAAGAGAATTGGTGCCGCATTTCAATTAAGGCGGACGGGCAAACAAATTATAAAGTAATCAAGAATGTGATAAAAACTTTTCAAGACCAGGATTTGAACAGTTTCAATTTGATTACAAACATGAAAACGGAAGCACCGGAATAA
- a CDS encoding MotA/TolQ/ExbB proton channel family protein produces MGKKSNPMNNAIIIVAAIIIGWAVYLLVLGNGSNFEEGDNTKHPLNIMGIMYKGGIIVPFLIAVNLIVISFTIERFITLGKVKGTGSVESFIRNIRDLISNNQVNEAIAECDKQKGSIANVVRSGLGEYERVQNDGSMDKERKIAAIQKGLEEATALELPMMSKNLVILSTCASIAVLIGLIGTVVGMIRAFSAMAQAGAPDTVALATGISEALVNTFFGILGSTLAIILYNYFSSKVDALTYAIDEAGYSIVQTFATKNK; encoded by the coding sequence ATGGGAAAGAAATCAAATCCGATGAACAATGCAATCATCATTGTTGCGGCAATCATAATCGGCTGGGCAGTTTATCTTTTAGTTCTTGGTAACGGCTCCAACTTTGAAGAAGGCGACAACACCAAGCACCCGCTCAACATCATGGGCATTATGTATAAAGGAGGAATTATTGTTCCGTTCCTGATTGCCGTGAACCTCATTGTAATTTCTTTCACCATCGAGCGCTTCATCACGCTCGGCAAAGTGAAAGGAACAGGAAGCGTTGAAAGTTTCATCCGGAACATCCGCGATTTAATTTCCAACAATCAAGTGAACGAAGCCATTGCAGAATGCGACAAGCAAAAAGGTTCCATCGCGAATGTGGTTCGTTCCGGTTTGGGTGAATACGAACGCGTACAAAATGACGGTTCAATGGACAAGGAAAGAAAAATTGCTGCTATTCAGAAAGGTTTGGAAGAAGCAACCGCACTTGAACTTCCTATGATGTCAAAAAATCTTGTCATCCTTTCCACTTGCGCTTCCATTGCTGTATTGATTGGTTTGATTGGAACAGTGGTGGGAATGATTCGTGCGTTCAGCGCAATGGCGCAGGCAGGCGCGCCCGATACTGTTGCGCTTGCAACCGGAATTTCCGAAGCGCTTGTAAATACATTCTTCGGAATTCTTGGTTCAACACTCGCAATTATTCTTTACAACTATTTCAGTTCAAAAGTTGACGCGCTCACATACGCAATTGACGAAGCCGGATATTCTATCGTTCAAACTTTCGCAACTAAAAACAAATAG
- a CDS encoding VTT domain-containing protein: protein MHDTWEFIKELTNPESIIRYGGIALLVFVIFAETGLMVGFFLPGDSLVFVAGLICASEPQLMNTNIFSLAGFLMLAAIAGNITGFYFGKKVGSALFNKDDNLIFKKRYVEITRSFYERHGGKSLVLGRFLPIIRTFAPILAGVIKMEFRIFFIYTIVGAILWIGSLSILGYYLGEIKWVKENLEWIVIGLIIVTTIPIIRTYNKEKNHNAKNAN, encoded by the coding sequence ATGCATGACACTTGGGAATTTATTAAAGAGCTTACCAATCCTGAATCCATAATTCGCTATGGAGGAATTGCACTGCTTGTCTTTGTCATCTTTGCAGAAACAGGTTTGATGGTTGGTTTTTTTCTTCCCGGAGATTCATTGGTGTTTGTTGCCGGATTAATTTGCGCATCCGAGCCGCAACTGATGAATACAAATATTTTTTCTCTTGCCGGATTTCTTATGCTGGCGGCAATCGCAGGAAACATTACAGGATTTTATTTCGGAAAAAAAGTTGGCTCCGCTTTATTTAATAAGGATGATAATCTCATTTTCAAAAAACGCTATGTAGAAATTACGCGCTCATTCTACGAGAGGCACGGAGGAAAATCATTGGTGCTCGGAAGATTTCTTCCCATCATCCGCACCTTCGCTCCTATCCTGGCTGGCGTAATTAAAATGGAGTTCAGAATATTTTTTATTTATACAATCGTTGGCGCCATTCTCTGGATTGGTTCGCTTTCAATTCTCGGATATTATTTGGGGGAAATAAAATGGGTGAAAGAAAATCTGGAGTGGATTGTTATTGGGTTAATCATCGTTACAACCATTCCAATCATCCGAACATATAATAAGGAAAAGAATCATAATGCTAAAAATGCGAATTGA
- a CDS encoding cation:dicarboxylase symporter family transporter, with the protein MKFKFNLVAQIFLGMLIGVAIGYFWKDAGNNLKILSDIFLRLIKTIIAPLIFGTLVVGIAGHSNLKQVGRMGLKAILYFEIVTTLALAVGLITINLTHIGTGASLSANEAQIQKAEKLIEQKKEHNVILEIFPENIAKAVVEGNVLQVVIFSVLFAIGLSLVTKPEQRKTMLSFCESLSEVMFKFTDVVMRFAPFAVGGAMAYTVSTLGLGVLKDLFMLVITLYGAHIAFVLLVFVPIGFMIKLPFKLFIKAVTEPVTIAFATASSEAALPKAFENMEDVMKIPNKIVAFVLPTGYSFNLDGSTLYLSLASVFIAQACGIELTIGQQIYMCLVLMLTSKGVAGVRGASFLILVSTVSSLGLPAEKAFAILGVDVLMDMARTAINVTGNCLATVVVAKWENELPQP; encoded by the coding sequence ATGAAATTCAAATTCAATTTAGTCGCGCAGATTTTTCTTGGAATGCTGATTGGCGTTGCCATCGGTTATTTCTGGAAAGACGCAGGAAATAATTTGAAAATCCTCAGCGATATTTTTCTCCGCCTGATTAAAACCATTATTGCTCCGCTGATTTTCGGAACACTGGTTGTGGGAATCGCAGGGCATTCCAACTTAAAACAGGTTGGAAGAATGGGATTGAAAGCAATTCTCTATTTTGAGATTGTTACTACGCTGGCGCTGGCTGTTGGATTAATTACTATCAACCTCACGCACATCGGCACAGGCGCATCGCTCTCTGCGAACGAAGCGCAAATTCAGAAAGCGGAAAAACTCATAGAGCAAAAGAAAGAGCACAATGTCATTCTCGAAATTTTTCCGGAGAACATTGCCAAAGCGGTGGTGGAAGGAAATGTTTTGCAGGTGGTGATCTTCAGCGTGCTGTTTGCCATCGGGCTTTCGCTCGTTACAAAACCTGAACAGCGTAAAACAATGCTCTCGTTCTGTGAATCGCTGAGTGAAGTCATGTTCAAGTTCACGGATGTGGTGATGCGCTTTGCACCATTTGCAGTAGGCGGAGCGATGGCATACACGGTTTCTACATTGGGACTTGGCGTGCTGAAAGATTTATTTATGCTGGTGATTACGCTGTATGGAGCGCACATTGCCTTTGTTCTTTTGGTTTTTGTTCCGATAGGATTCATGATAAAACTTCCGTTCAAACTTTTTATCAAAGCAGTTACTGAACCTGTAACGATTGCATTCGCCACTGCAAGTTCTGAAGCCGCGCTGCCTAAAGCATTTGAGAATATGGAAGACGTGATGAAAATTCCGAACAAGATTGTTGCGTTCGTTCTTCCTACAGGATATAGTTTCAATTTAGATGGGAGCACACTTTATCTTTCCCTCGCTTCCGTTTTCATAGCGCAGGCGTGCGGAATAGAACTCACCATCGGACAGCAAATTTATATGTGCCTCGTGCTGATGCTCACGAGCAAAGGAGTGGCAGGAGTTCGAGGCGCTTCTTTCCTTATATTAGTGAGTACTGTCTCATCACTTGGACTTCCTGCGGAAAAAGCATTTGCGATTCTTGGAGTGGATGTTTTAATGGACATGGCGCGCACTGCAATTAACGTAACAGGAAATTGTCTGGCAACTGTTGTGGTTGCGAAATGGGAGAATGAGTTGCCCCAACCCTAA
- a CDS encoding NADH-quinone oxidoreductase subunit N: MKILYILSGLGVIAMLAEMFRFKKFLLPIVLVGLLGAIACVVKDWNTDIHYYSDMLTFNNYALLFSCVIIGTAFLWFMMSGNFFREETSRTDHFALVLFALCGAVILVSYSNMVMLFLGIEILSIPLYVLAGSRKDDLASNESALKYFLMGAFATGFLLFGIALLYGCFGTFNIHTIQTYLNPPMPSQARPSDAQWVLLSGGILFMLIGMSFKISAVPFHFWAPDVYTGAPTQVTAFMSSIVKTAAFAAFLRLFICFAGVGQTWTNIIWIMSAATILLGNITAVYQSNVKRMLAYSSISHAGYMLLAIIAMNTNSAGSILFYAAAYSVSTIGAFAVLTILENTSTINHQPSTIAFDSLSGLAKRNPLAALAMCIAMLSLSGIPPLAGFFGKYYIFTSALTSGYVWLVLIAVLGSLIGVYYYFRVIISMYLKESSDTSSIEVSLLPKILLVITIVLALALGIFPDLVIRLI, translated from the coding sequence ATGAAGATTTTGTACATACTCTCCGGTTTGGGTGTAATCGCAATGCTTGCGGAAATGTTCCGCTTTAAAAAGTTTCTGCTTCCGATTGTATTGGTTGGATTATTAGGAGCGATTGCATGTGTTGTTAAAGACTGGAACACCGATATTCATTATTACAGCGACATGCTCACTTTTAATAATTATGCGCTGTTATTTTCCTGTGTTATTATTGGAACTGCTTTTTTATGGTTCATGATGTCCGGAAATTTCTTCCGCGAAGAAACCAGCCGCACCGATCATTTTGCATTAGTTCTTTTTGCTTTATGCGGAGCGGTGATTTTAGTTTCTTATTCTAACATGGTGATGCTTTTCCTCGGAATAGAAATTCTTTCCATACCACTTTACGTTCTGGCAGGAAGCCGCAAAGACGATTTGGCGTCAAATGAATCCGCACTGAAATATTTTTTAATGGGTGCATTCGCTACAGGATTTTTACTTTTCGGAATTGCACTGCTCTATGGTTGCTTCGGGACTTTCAATATTCACACCATTCAAACTTATCTCAATCCTCCCATGCCATCGCAGGCACGGCCGAGCGATGCACAATGGGTTTTATTATCGGGAGGAATTCTTTTCATGCTCATTGGAATGTCATTCAAAATTTCGGCAGTGCCGTTTCATTTCTGGGCACCTGATGTATATACAGGAGCGCCAACGCAAGTAACCGCCTTTATGTCAAGCATTGTAAAGACGGCAGCGTTTGCCGCATTCCTGCGTTTGTTCATTTGTTTTGCTGGAGTCGGGCAAACATGGACGAATATTATCTGGATAATGTCTGCTGCAACAATTCTTCTCGGAAATATCACAGCCGTTTATCAATCAAATGTAAAACGAATGCTCGCCTATTCCAGCATTTCGCATGCGGGATATATGCTATTGGCAATTATCGCGATGAATACTAATTCAGCAGGTTCAATTTTATTTTATGCTGCCGCATATTCTGTTTCCACTATCGGAGCGTTTGCAGTTCTCACCATCCTTGAAAATACATCAACCATCAACCATCAACCATCAACCATTGCATTTGATTCTCTTTCAGGATTAGCAAAACGAAATCCTCTTGCTGCTTTGGCAATGTGTATTGCCATGTTATCTCTTTCAGGAATTCCTCCGCTGGCAGGATTTTTTGGGAAGTATTACATTTTCACTTCTGCTTTAACAAGCGGATATGTTTGGTTAGTTCTGATTGCAGTGCTTGGCTCGTTGATTGGCGTTTATTATTATTTCCGCGTTATTATTTCAATGTACCTGAAAGAATCTTCAGACACTTCTTCTATAGAAGTTTCTCTTCTCCCAAAAATTCTGCTCGTCATTACAATTGTTCTCGCACTCGCACTTGGAATTTTCCCTGACTTAGTGATTCGGCTGATATAA
- a CDS encoding NADH-quinone oxidoreductase subunit M, with amino-acid sequence MNTAALIGFPLLASLLVWIFNSEQVKKVALGFSVIQLALAVYAFTKFKINADAQLMVDLVWIKSLGIHFKVAMDGISLLLVLLTNVLVPLIIFSSFNREIKNQNVFYALILLMQSALVGVFTAQDGFLFYIFWELALIPIWFICLLWGGENRARITFKFFVYTLTGSLLMLVGLIYVYLQTDNVILESGQAVARTFDIHALYVAGANLSSSEQTWIFWAMFIALAIKMPVFPFHTWQPDTYVVAPTQGTMLLSGIMLKMGTYGLIRWLLPLVPNGVQHWGNTAMILSIIGILYASIIAIQQKDFKRLIAYSSIAHVGLISAGIFSLTAQGIQGGIMQMLAHGINVVGLFFVADILFNRTKTNEISQLGGIRNIAPRFATGFMIVMLGSVALPITNGFVGEFLLLNGIYQYNAWFAAFAGLTVILGAVYMLRSYQRTMLGETNSLTSTFTDLSASEKIVFGTIVILIIAMGVYPKPLLDIAEPAVARITELIQPMEQL; translated from the coding sequence ATGAATACTGCTGCACTCATAGGATTTCCCTTGCTCGCTTCATTGCTGGTTTGGATTTTTAATTCCGAACAAGTGAAGAAAGTTGCGCTTGGATTTTCTGTTATACAATTAGCATTGGCTGTTTACGCATTTACAAAATTTAAAATCAATGCTGACGCACAGTTGATGGTGGATTTAGTCTGGATAAAATCTCTCGGTATTCATTTTAAAGTGGCGATGGATGGAATTTCATTACTTCTTGTTCTTCTCACAAATGTTTTGGTTCCGCTGATTATTTTTTCTTCTTTCAATAGAGAAATAAAAAATCAAAATGTTTTTTATGCTCTGATACTTTTAATGCAATCAGCTCTCGTGGGAGTTTTCACGGCACAGGACGGATTTTTATTTTACATTTTCTGGGAACTCGCGCTGATTCCCATCTGGTTCATCTGTTTATTGTGGGGAGGAGAAAACCGCGCGCGAATCACTTTCAAATTTTTTGTTTACACCCTCACAGGAAGTTTACTTATGCTTGTCGGTTTGATTTATGTTTATCTCCAAACAGATAATGTAATTCTTGAAAGCGGGCAGGCAGTTGCAAGAACTTTTGACATTCATGCGCTATATGTTGCTGGAGCAAATCTTTCTTCCTCAGAACAAACCTGGATTTTTTGGGCGATGTTTATCGCGTTAGCAATTAAAATGCCCGTGTTTCCTTTTCACACATGGCAGCCCGATACGTATGTTGTTGCTCCAACACAAGGGACAATGTTGCTTTCCGGAATCATGCTGAAGATGGGAACGTACGGATTGATTCGCTGGCTGCTGCCGCTTGTTCCGAATGGAGTTCAACACTGGGGAAACACGGCAATGATTCTTTCCATCATCGGAATTCTTTATGCATCAATCATTGCCATTCAGCAAAAAGATTTCAAGCGATTGATTGCGTATTCGTCAATCGCTCACGTGGGATTAATTTCTGCCGGAATATTTTCTCTCACCGCACAGGGAATTCAAGGCGGAATCATGCAAATGCTTGCGCACGGAATAAATGTGGTAGGATTATTTTTTGTCGCAGATATTTTATTCAACCGTACGAAGACAAATGAGATTTCACAACTCGGAGGAATCAGAAACATCGCTCCGCGATTTGCCACGGGATTTATGATTGTAATGCTCGGAAGCGTTGCACTTCCAATCACAAACGGATTTGTGGGAGAATTTCTTTTGCTCAACGGAATATATCAATACAACGCGTGGTTTGCCGCATTCGCAGGACTCACTGTAATTCTCGGAGCAGTGTACATGCTGAGGAGTTATCAACGCACGATGCTCGGAGAAACAAATTCTCTCACTTCAACTTTCACAGATTTATCTGCGAGTGAAAAAATAGTTTTTGGAACAATTGTGATTCTCATCATAGCGATGGGAGTTTATCCGAAACCATTGCTTGACATTGCCGAACCTGCCGTGGCGCGCATTACAGAATTAATTCAACCGATGGAACAACTATGA